Proteins from a genomic interval of Salvelinus sp. IW2-2015 linkage group LG14, ASM291031v2, whole genome shotgun sequence:
- the paqr8 gene encoding membrane progestin receptor beta, protein MSSGALGRLSTLTLSVKQLSRLPHLSDILPSSLPSLPSPSPTVLVSCVPTLFQEPYILSGYRPVGQDWRCYLLSLFQRHNESLNVWTHLLAGPLVLLRVWAYGLSLXSASLPLCLYILSALTYLCCSVAAHLLQSHSELAHYSLFFLDYVGVSVYQYGCSLAHYFYCSEPAWRESTVGFWFLPGAALLGWLSCASCCFAKSRYRRPYPLRRKICQLIPTSMAYFLDISPVAHRLATVPWGQDPALPLHALQMAFFLLAALFFSCPVPERFFPGRCDIMGQGHQIFHLFLSLCTLCQLEALFLDYGSRRDTVLQLYGERQLWYAGVSFLALALFSALTAVVMRRHVQRRLEKGETVKQ, encoded by the exons ATGTCCAGCGGAGCCCTGGGGCGTCTCAGCACCTTGACTCTGAGTGTGAAGCAGCTCAGCCGGCTGCCTCACCTCTCCGACATCCTCCCCTCttcactcccctccctcccgtccCCCAGCCCCACCGTCCTTGTCTCCTGCGTCCCCACTCTGTTCCAGGAGCCTTACATCCTCTCCGGTTACCGCCCGGTGGGGCAAGACTGGCGCTGCTACCTCCTCAGCCTCTTCCAGAGACACAATGAATCCCTCAACGTCTGGACACACCTTCTGGCAGGTCCCCTGGTGCTACTACGTGTCTGGGCCTATGGATTGTCCCTAYACTCAGCgtccctgcctctctgcctgtacATACTGTCTGCCCTCACCTACTTGTGTTGTAGCGTAGCAGCCCACCTGCTCCAGTCCCACTCCGAGCTGGCCCACTATTCCCTGTTCTTCCTGGACtatgtgggtgtgtctgtgtatcaGTATGGCTGTTCCCTGGCTCACTATTTCTACTgctctgagcctgcctggaggGAGAGCACCGTAG gGTTCTGGTTCCTCCCTGGCGCTGCCCTACTTGGCTGGCTGTCCTGTGCCAGCTGCTGCTTTGCCAAGTCACGCTACCGCCGGCCCTACCCGCTCCGGAGGAAGATCTGCCAGCTGATCCCGACCAGCATGGCCTACTTCCTGGACATCAGCCCTGTAGCCCACCGCCTGGCCACCGTACCCTGGGGACAGGACCCCGCTCTACCGCTCCACGCCCTGCAG ATGGCCTTCTTCCTGCTTGCAGCCCTCTTCTTCTCCTGCCCTGTTCCTGAGAGGTTCTTCCCGGGGCGTTGTGACATCATGGGTCAGGGTCACCAGATCTTCcacctcttcctgtctctgtgtacTCTGTGTCAGCTGGAGGCCCTTTTCCTGGACTATGGCAGTCGGAGGGATACAGTGCTGCAGTTGTATGGGGAGAGGCAGCTGTGGTACGCCGGTGTATCCTTCCTCGCCCTAGCACTATTTAGTGCCCTGACCGCGGTTGTCATGAGGAGGCATGTACAGAGACGACTGGAGAAAGGTGAAACTGTGAAACAGTGA